A DNA window from Arachis duranensis cultivar V14167 chromosome 3, aradu.V14167.gnm2.J7QH, whole genome shotgun sequence contains the following coding sequences:
- the LOC107477830 gene encoding zinc finger protein CONSTANS-LIKE 2 — protein sequence MMKKCELCKVRARTFCESDQASLCWTCDANVHGANFLVARHSRTLLCRDCYSLTPWKATGAALLNAVSLCHSCSKGEQEKPKEEESEGENNDATEIDDDDDDGFEDVDGENQVVPWCSSTTPPPPPSSSAGSEESEFGAGDGFDLATSLKRRRDVDASDRDLQEASNASICERRRMAEDHR from the exons ATGATGAAGAAGTGCGAACTGTGCAAGGTTAGGGCTAGGACTTTCTGCGAGTCGGACCAGGCTAGCTTATGCTGGACCTGCGACGCTAATGTTCACGGTGCTAACTTCCTTGTGGCTAGGCACTCCAGGACGCTCCTCTGCCGCGACTGTTACTCACTTACGCCGTGGAAAGCCACCGGCGCCGCACTCCTTAACGCCGTTTCCCTCTGCCACAGTTGTTCCAAGGGAGAACAAGAAAaaccaaaagaagaagagagcgaAGGGGAAAATAACGACGCGACAGAAAtcgacgacgacgacgacgacggtTTCGAAGATGTGGACGGAGAAAATCAGGTTGTGCCTTGGTGCTCTTCCACCACCCCGCCGCCTCCGCCTTCGAGTTCCGCCGGCAGCGAAGAGTCGGAGTTCGGCGCTGGAGATGGTTTTGACCTGGCGACGTCGTTGAAACGACGGCGTGACGTCGACGCTTCGGATCGTGACCTTCAG gaAGCCTCGAACGCTTCGATTTGTGAGCGGCGGAGGATGGCAGAGGACCACCGCTGA